A region from the Algoriphagus machipongonensis genome encodes:
- a CDS encoding carbohydrate kinase family protein, with amino-acid sequence MKKKVVIFGEMLWDCLPSGPVPGGAPMNVALNLHQLGLDSHLISAVGNDLDGEKLLSFLKEFELPLSLIQVNEEHETSKVLVDDSDPENMKYDIVSPVAWDYIQWKEGMELEVQDTDAFVFGTLGVRNPESLMTLLKLLHKDSIRLFDANLRPPYYDFEIIETLLGFTDILKLNEDEVEIFADYFNVKPDMISICKYLDQHFPMDLICITKGAKGAMIYKKGQIIEHPGYSVKVQDTIGAGDAFLSGFIKMYLEGKDLEDSLDFACKLGAFLATQKGGTPKYNIQDIEKI; translated from the coding sequence ATGAAAAAGAAAGTGGTCATTTTTGGAGAAATGCTTTGGGATTGCTTACCAAGTGGGCCAGTTCCTGGTGGTGCCCCAATGAATGTCGCGTTAAATTTGCATCAGTTGGGCTTAGATTCTCATTTAATTTCGGCTGTGGGAAATGACCTCGATGGGGAAAAATTATTGAGCTTTCTCAAAGAGTTTGAGCTTCCCCTTAGCCTAATCCAAGTTAATGAAGAGCATGAAACCTCTAAAGTACTCGTAGATGACTCAGATCCTGAGAACATGAAATACGATATCGTCTCTCCAGTTGCCTGGGATTACATCCAGTGGAAAGAGGGAATGGAATTAGAAGTCCAGGATACGGATGCTTTTGTTTTTGGCACTTTGGGAGTTAGAAACCCAGAAAGCCTGATGACTTTACTTAAACTATTGCATAAAGATTCTATCCGACTCTTTGATGCTAATTTAAGACCACCTTATTACGACTTTGAAATCATTGAAACACTTTTGGGCTTTACCGATATTTTGAAATTGAATGAAGATGAAGTAGAAATCTTTGCAGATTACTTCAATGTAAAGCCTGATATGATTTCGATTTGCAAGTATTTAGACCAGCATTTTCCTATGGACCTGATCTGCATCACAAAAGGGGCTAAAGGTGCGATGATCTATAAAAAAGGTCAAATCATTGAACACCCAGGCTATTCCGTTAAAGTGCAGGATACGATTGGTGCCGGAGATGCTTTTTTAAGTGGATTTATTAAAATGTATTTGGAAGGAAAGGATTTGGAGGATTCACTTGACTTTGCATGCAAGCTGGGAGCTTTTCTTGCAACCCAAAAAGGAGGAACTCCTAAATACAATATTCAGGATATTGAAAAAATATAA
- the rsmA gene encoding 16S rRNA (adenine(1518)-N(6)/adenine(1519)-N(6))-dimethyltransferase RsmA, with protein MEKVRAKKHLGQHFLTDLSIAERIALAVKGHGGVKKVLEIGPGMGVLTDYLLKNPLELYLIDIDKESIAYLNKKYPSLKDRIIEGDYLKYNLSNDISEPYAIAGNFPYNISSQIFFKVLEERDKVTEVVCMLQKEVAKRIASPKGNKDYGILSVLLQAFYDIEYLFSVPPEVFDPPPKVNSGVIRLVRNEVKSLDCNEKLFFQVVKGGFGNRRKTLRNSLKSFQLPEQLKEHPLMDKRAEQLDVADFVFIAQQIEISRGNH; from the coding sequence ATGGAAAAAGTAAGAGCCAAAAAACATCTTGGCCAACACTTTTTGACCGATTTAAGTATTGCGGAGCGGATAGCTCTGGCGGTCAAAGGGCATGGTGGAGTAAAGAAAGTATTGGAGATCGGCCCTGGTATGGGTGTGCTGACAGATTATTTACTTAAAAACCCTTTGGAACTTTATCTGATTGACATTGATAAAGAGTCAATTGCCTACCTGAATAAGAAATATCCAAGTCTTAAAGACCGTATTATTGAAGGAGATTATTTGAAATATAATCTGAGTAATGATATTTCTGAGCCATATGCCATTGCTGGAAATTTCCCATATAATATTTCAAGTCAAATTTTTTTTAAAGTTTTAGAAGAAAGAGATAAGGTTACTGAGGTTGTTTGTATGCTTCAAAAGGAAGTAGCTAAAAGGATTGCTTCTCCTAAAGGGAATAAGGATTACGGAATACTTTCTGTGCTTTTACAAGCCTTTTATGATATAGAATATTTGTTTTCTGTGCCCCCTGAGGTTTTTGACCCTCCACCCAAAGTGAACTCTGGCGTCATTCGTTTAGTTAGGAATGAAGTCAAAAGCCTGGACTGTAATGAAAAATTGTTTTTCCAGGTAGTCAAAGGTGGGTTTGGTAACCGCAGAAAGACTTTAAGAAACTCTCTTAAGTCCTTTCAGCTCCCAGAACAACTGAAGGAGCACCCTTTGATGGATAAGCGAGCCGAGCAATTGGATGTCGCTGATTTTGTTTTTATAGCTCAACAAATAGAAATCTCTCGTGGAAATCATTAA
- the pdxA gene encoding 4-hydroxythreonine-4-phosphate dehydrogenase PdxA, with protein sequence MNNRKKKPIIGISIGDINGVGIEVLLKALSDNRSFKSFTPLIYGHGKAVSFYKKTLNADNFNFVQIRSLDEVQHKRVNVINVMEDCPDVIPGVETQEAGKMALEALAQSVEDLKAGNIQALVTAPVNKNNINTEELPFIGHTEYITQAVNAKDSLMLMVSDQLRVGLVTGHIPLAKVSETVTKERIIRKANLLLASLEKDFGINKPKIAILGLNPHAGEDGLLGKEEEDIIKPAIKELKDQNKMVFGPYPSDGFFGMMHQTKFDGILAMYHDQGLIPFKSIAFSSGVNFTAGLPIIRTSPDHGTAYNIAGKNLADEGSIRAAIFLASDIIAQHEPDEE encoded by the coding sequence ATGAATAACAGAAAAAAGAAGCCCATCATTGGGATCAGTATCGGAGACATCAACGGAGTAGGCATTGAGGTGTTGCTCAAAGCTTTATCTGACAACAGAAGTTTCAAATCCTTTACTCCTTTGATTTACGGACATGGGAAAGCCGTTTCTTTTTATAAAAAGACACTGAACGCAGATAATTTTAATTTTGTGCAAATAAGGTCATTGGATGAAGTTCAGCATAAGCGCGTCAATGTCATCAATGTCATGGAAGACTGTCCGGATGTTATCCCAGGGGTAGAAACTCAAGAAGCCGGTAAAATGGCTTTGGAAGCTCTAGCTCAATCTGTTGAGGATCTGAAAGCGGGCAATATTCAAGCTTTAGTCACAGCTCCAGTCAATAAAAACAATATCAATACGGAGGAACTTCCGTTTATAGGACATACCGAATACATTACGCAAGCCGTCAATGCCAAAGACAGTTTAATGTTAATGGTTTCTGATCAGTTGAGAGTTGGATTGGTTACAGGACACATTCCTTTGGCAAAAGTATCCGAGACAGTTACCAAAGAAAGAATAATCCGTAAAGCAAATCTATTATTGGCAAGTCTTGAAAAAGACTTTGGCATTAATAAACCAAAAATCGCTATTCTGGGATTAAACCCTCATGCTGGTGAAGATGGCTTATTGGGTAAAGAAGAAGAAGATATTATAAAGCCGGCTATCAAGGAACTGAAAGATCAAAACAAAATGGTTTTCGGACCTTATCCTTCCGATGGCTTTTTTGGTATGATGCATCAGACTAAATTTGACGGAATACTTGCCATGTATCATGATCAGGGATTAATTCCTTTTAAATCCATCGCTTTCAGCTCCGGAGTTAATTTCACAGCGGGTTTACCGATTATTAGGACATCTCCTGACCATGGAACAGCGTATAATATTGCTGGAAAAAATCTTGCTGATGAGGGCTCTATCCGTGCTGCGATCTTCCTGGCATCGGACATTATTGCTCAGCATGAGCCTGATGAAGAGTAG
- a CDS encoding HIT family protein, translating to MASIFTKIINREIPAQIIAEDENYIAFLDIMPLVKGHVLVVPKEEVDYIFDLKPEVLSGLHVFAQKVAKAIDKTIKCTRVGVAVIGLEVPHVHVHLVPLRTMDDINFTRPKLKLSSEELAEIADKIRKGF from the coding sequence ATGGCTTCAATTTTCACCAAAATTATCAACCGAGAAATTCCCGCTCAAATTATAGCTGAGGATGAAAATTATATTGCCTTTTTGGATATCATGCCTTTAGTCAAGGGGCATGTTCTTGTGGTTCCGAAAGAAGAGGTAGATTACATTTTTGACCTGAAACCAGAAGTGCTTTCTGGACTTCATGTGTTTGCGCAGAAGGTTGCTAAAGCTATCGATAAAACCATTAAGTGTACTCGAGTAGGAGTGGCTGTGATTGGGCTTGAAGTTCCGCACGTCCATGTTCATTTGGTTCCTTTAAGAACCATGGATGATATCAATTTTACGAGACCAAAATTGAAATTGTCTTCTGAGGAATTGGCTGAAATCGCTGATAAGATCCGAAAAGGTTTTTGA
- a CDS encoding 2-hydroxyacid dehydrogenase codes for MNILIIDKMHESIVPLLERKGHQVNYAPKITRKQILDQVAEYEGLIIRSKTPMDKELLEKAVKLKFIARAGAGLDQIDLDFLVARGIKLFHAAKGNRDAVAEHSLGMLLSLFNHVIKADQEVRTGVWDREGNRGFELKDKSVGILGYGNMGKSFAKRLQGFGVKIYAYDKYKVDFGNKRVKEVSWTKLKEKVDVLSVHVPLTDETRDFLTLDELKSFAKPIWLINTARGEVISFKALNQALDAGILRGAVLDVLENEKFQKYTDEQKAEFEKLSRRENVILSPHVAGWTFESYEKINQVLVKKINRAFK; via the coding sequence ATGAATATTCTGATAATCGATAAAATGCATGAAAGCATTGTGCCCTTGCTTGAAAGAAAAGGGCATCAAGTAAACTATGCTCCAAAAATTACGAGAAAACAGATTTTAGATCAGGTTGCTGAGTATGAAGGGTTAATTATCAGGTCCAAAACTCCCATGGATAAAGAACTTCTGGAGAAAGCAGTCAAGCTTAAGTTTATCGCAAGGGCTGGGGCTGGATTGGATCAGATAGATCTAGACTTTTTGGTTGCTAGAGGCATCAAATTATTTCATGCAGCTAAAGGGAACCGTGATGCGGTAGCAGAGCATTCTTTGGGAATGCTTTTATCCTTGTTTAATCACGTAATTAAAGCTGATCAGGAAGTAAGAACAGGAGTGTGGGACAGAGAAGGAAATAGGGGTTTCGAGTTGAAAGATAAATCTGTAGGTATTTTGGGTTATGGAAACATGGGTAAGTCTTTTGCAAAAAGACTTCAAGGTTTTGGAGTGAAGATTTATGCTTATGATAAGTACAAGGTTGATTTCGGAAATAAGCGAGTAAAAGAAGTAAGTTGGACCAAACTGAAAGAAAAAGTTGATGTTCTGAGTGTGCATGTTCCTTTGACTGATGAAACCCGGGATTTTTTGACTTTAGATGAGTTGAAAAGTTTTGCTAAACCCATTTGGTTAATCAATACAGCAAGGGGAGAAGTGATCAGTTTTAAGGCTTTAAATCAGGCTTTGGACGCTGGGATTTTAAGAGGTGCTGTATTGGATGTATTGGAAAATGAAAAATTTCAGAAGTACACAGATGAGCAAAAAGCAGAATTTGAAAAACTTTCAAGGAGAGAAAACGTTATCCTTAGTCCACATGTTGCGGGTTGGACTTTTGAGTCCTATGAAAAGATTAATCAGGTACTAGTTAAGAAAATAAATAGAGCATTTAAATAG
- a CDS encoding YceD family protein, which yields MKFWKTFDIEVIKFVEGKHEIDFEISDSFFQHFEDNHLVEKGNMTIRVMMKKGANLIELDFHIKGIVTLTCDRSLEEYDQPLEFHESMLYKYGSEEKEINEDVIMITRDTPSINVAQLIYEFILLNLPSKKIHPDYRNELDEEDYEGEGSLVYIDDQDFEDEELDEDSVESTDIDPRWASLKNLKNKE from the coding sequence GTGAAATTCTGGAAAACCTTTGATATAGAGGTAATTAAGTTCGTTGAAGGAAAACACGAAATTGACTTCGAAATAAGTGATTCGTTTTTTCAACATTTTGAAGACAATCATTTAGTCGAAAAAGGCAACATGACCATAAGGGTCATGATGAAAAAAGGCGCCAATTTGATAGAATTGGATTTCCACATAAAAGGTATTGTTACACTCACCTGCGACAGAAGTCTTGAAGAGTACGATCAACCTTTGGAATTCCATGAGAGCATGCTCTACAAATATGGTTCTGAAGAAAAAGAAATCAATGAAGACGTGATCATGATCACAAGGGATACACCCTCGATCAATGTAGCGCAATTGATATATGAGTTTATTTTACTCAACCTACCTTCAAAAAAAATTCATCCTGATTACCGTAATGAATTGGATGAGGAAGATTATGAAGGGGAAGGAAGTCTTGTTTATATAGATGATCAAGATTTCGAGGATGAAGAGTTAGATGAAGACTCAGTAGAAAGTACTGACATTGATCCCAGATGGGCATCATTGAAAAATTTAAAAAACAAGGAATAA
- the greA gene encoding transcription elongation factor GreA, with the protein MGKVQYYTEEGLKRLKDELQELKTKGRSDIAKQIAEARDKGDLSENAEYDAAKDAQGHLELKIAKLEAVVGNARVFDNSQMDTSKVGILSTVKIKNVKNGMTVSYTLVSEEEADLKAGKISLGSPFGKGLVGKKVGEVAEINAPAGALQFEILEISY; encoded by the coding sequence ATGGGAAAAGTACAATATTATACAGAAGAAGGCCTGAAGAGATTGAAAGATGAGCTTCAGGAATTAAAAACCAAGGGGCGGTCTGATATCGCCAAGCAGATTGCTGAAGCAAGAGATAAAGGTGACTTGAGTGAGAATGCAGAATACGATGCTGCAAAAGATGCTCAGGGTCATTTGGAATTAAAAATTGCGAAGCTTGAAGCGGTGGTTGGAAATGCCCGTGTATTTGACAATTCCCAAATGGATACTTCAAAAGTAGGTATTCTAAGTACTGTAAAAATCAAGAATGTCAAGAATGGCATGACTGTTAGTTATACATTGGTTTCTGAAGAAGAAGCTGACTTAAAAGCTGGAAAGATTTCCTTAGGTTCTCCATTCGGAAAAGGACTTGTAGGTAAGAAAGTCGGAGAGGTTGCTGAAATCAATGCACCTGCAGGAGCACTGCAATTTGAAATTTTAGAAATTAGTTATTAA
- the accC gene encoding acetyl-CoA carboxylase biotin carboxylase subunit → MFNKILIANRGEIALRVIRTCKEMGIKTVSVYSTADKDSLHVRFADEAVCIGPAPSKDSYLNIPRIIAAAEITNADAIHPGYGFLSENAEFSRICEEYGIKFIGASPEMIGKMGDKATAKATMRAAGVPTVPGSEGLLDSIEQGVKLANEMGYPVILKATAGGGGRGMRIVKEESGFKKAWDDARMESGAAFGNDGLYLEKFVEEPRHIEIQIIGDKHGKACHLSERDCSIQRRHQKLVEETPSPFITDELRKAMGEAAIKGAEAIGYEGAGTIEFLVDKNRNFYFMEMNTRIQVEHPITEEVTDFDLIKEQIKVASGDTISGKNYYPKLYAMECRINAEDPSHGFRPSPGKIQNLHIPGGRGVRVDSHVYAGYVIPPNYDSMIAKLIVSGQSREEVIVRMKRALEEFVIDGIKTTIPFHIALLEDPEFKAGNFTTKFLETFDFSVIKK, encoded by the coding sequence GTGTTTAATAAAATACTTATAGCCAACAGAGGAGAGATTGCTTTAAGAGTAATTCGTACCTGCAAGGAGATGGGAATCAAAACTGTATCGGTTTATTCTACTGCAGACAAAGACAGCCTTCATGTAAGATTTGCTGATGAGGCAGTTTGTATAGGCCCCGCTCCTAGCAAGGACTCTTATCTTAATATTCCTAGAATTATTGCAGCAGCTGAAATCACCAATGCAGATGCGATTCATCCTGGATATGGATTCCTTTCTGAAAATGCGGAGTTCTCTAGAATCTGTGAAGAATACGGCATCAAATTCATCGGAGCCAGTCCTGAAATGATTGGTAAAATGGGTGATAAGGCAACTGCAAAAGCGACCATGCGTGCAGCAGGAGTTCCTACAGTTCCAGGTTCCGAAGGTCTTTTAGATTCTATCGAGCAGGGAGTGAAATTAGCTAATGAAATGGGCTACCCTGTGATCTTAAAAGCAACTGCTGGTGGTGGTGGACGCGGGATGAGAATTGTCAAAGAGGAAAGCGGATTTAAAAAAGCTTGGGATGATGCAAGAATGGAATCTGGTGCAGCTTTCGGAAACGATGGCTTGTACTTGGAGAAATTCGTTGAAGAGCCAAGACATATAGAAATTCAGATTATTGGAGATAAACATGGTAAAGCATGTCACTTATCCGAAAGAGATTGTTCTATTCAAAGAAGACATCAGAAACTCGTTGAAGAAACTCCATCTCCATTTATCACAGATGAATTGAGAAAAGCAATGGGTGAAGCAGCTATTAAAGGTGCTGAGGCCATTGGGTATGAAGGAGCTGGAACTATCGAATTTTTGGTAGACAAAAATCGCAACTTCTACTTTATGGAGATGAATACGCGTATTCAGGTAGAGCATCCAATTACTGAGGAAGTTACAGATTTTGATCTCATAAAAGAACAAATCAAAGTCGCTTCGGGAGACACTATTTCTGGCAAAAATTACTATCCAAAGCTTTATGCCATGGAGTGTCGAATCAATGCTGAAGATCCAAGTCATGGTTTCAGACCAAGTCCTGGCAAAATTCAGAACCTACATATTCCAGGAGGTAGAGGAGTTCGAGTAGACTCACATGTCTATGCAGGATACGTGATCCCTCCTAATTACGACTCCATGATCGCTAAGCTAATTGTTAGCGGTCAGTCGCGAGAAGAAGTTATAGTTAGAATGAAGCGTGCTTTGGAGGAATTTGTGATCGATGGAATCAAAACCACCATTCCTTTCCACATTGCCTTATTGGAAGATCCTGAATTTAAAGCAGGTAATTTCACCACTAAATTCCTGGAGACTTTTGATTTCTCAGTTATAAAAAAATAA
- the accB gene encoding acetyl-CoA carboxylase biotin carboxyl carrier protein, translated as MKPKEIQELIDYISNSGLAEVKIKTEEFELSIKKYADSGNVKMVESAPAPVAAPAPAPAPAPAAAEAPAPAATPSNLIEIKSPMIGTFYMTPNPDSPAFVTEGDTIKPGQTVCIIEAMKLFNEIESEVSGKIVKILVTNSTPVEYDQPLFLVDPAG; from the coding sequence ATGAAACCAAAAGAGATTCAAGAGTTGATCGATTATATCTCAAATTCAGGACTAGCTGAAGTCAAAATAAAAACTGAAGAATTTGAGTTGTCCATTAAAAAATATGCTGATTCCGGCAACGTAAAAATGGTTGAATCTGCACCGGCACCTGTAGCCGCTCCGGCACCTGCTCCTGCTCCGGCACCTGCAGCCGCTGAAGCACCAGCTCCAGCTGCAACTCCATCAAACTTGATCGAAATCAAGTCTCCAATGATTGGTACATTCTACATGACGCCAAATCCAGATTCTCCAGCATTTGTCACTGAGGGAGATACAATCAAGCCTGGACAAACAGTTTGTATTATTGAAGCCATGAAACTTTTCAATGAAATCGAATCTGAAGTTTCAGGAAAAATTGTGAAAATCCTAGTTACTAACTCTACTCCTGTAGAGTATGACCAGCCATTGTTCCTTGTAGACCCTGCAGGATAA
- the rpmF gene encoding 50S ribosomal protein L32, giving the protein MAHPKRKISKTRRDKRRTHYKLEAPGLAKCPTTGEMHLPHRAFWLDGKLYYKGQVIIEKEVLA; this is encoded by the coding sequence ATGGCACATCCAAAACGAAAAATTTCGAAAACCAGAAGAGATAAAAGAAGAACTCACTATAAATTGGAAGCTCCAGGTTTGGCAAAATGCCCTACCACGGGTGAAATGCACCTACCACACAGAGCATTCTGGTTAGACGGTAAATTGTACTACAAAGGACAAGTTATCATCGAGAAAGAAGTTCTTGCTTAA
- the efp gene encoding elongation factor P produces the protein MASTADFKNGLCLVMNNDIYSIVEFQHVKPGKGPAFVRTKLKGITSGKTLDKTFTAGEKVETARVEKRPHQFLYKDDLGYHFMDTSTFEQMSIEEKLIERPDLLKDGQMADILVHDETETPLAVELPPFVELMITYTEPGIKGDTATNALKPATVETGATVMVPLFVEQDIMIKVDTRDGSYSERVK, from the coding sequence ATGGCAAGCACTGCAGATTTTAAAAATGGCCTTTGTCTAGTGATGAATAACGATATTTATTCTATCGTAGAATTTCAGCACGTGAAACCTGGGAAAGGTCCAGCATTTGTAAGAACCAAATTAAAAGGAATTACCTCAGGAAAAACTCTTGACAAAACCTTCACTGCCGGTGAAAAAGTAGAAACTGCTCGAGTGGAAAAACGTCCACATCAATTTCTATATAAAGATGACTTGGGATACCATTTTATGGATACCAGCACATTTGAGCAGATGTCAATTGAAGAAAAATTGATTGAAAGACCAGATTTGTTAAAAGATGGTCAAATGGCAGACATATTGGTGCATGATGAGACGGAAACACCACTTGCAGTGGAACTACCACCATTTGTGGAACTGATGATCACCTATACAGAACCAGGTATCAAAGGTGACACTGCTACCAACGCACTAAAACCTGCGACAGTAGAAACTGGAGCAACGGTAATGGTTCCTCTATTTGTGGAACAAGATATTATGATCAAAGTAGATACCCGAGATGGGTCCTATTCCGAAAGAGTAAAATAA
- a CDS encoding beta-ketoacyl-ACP synthase III: protein MDKIRAMVTGVQGYVPEYRLTNKELETLVDTNDEWIYTRTGIKERRILKGENQGTSVMGVEAINGLLAKTGTDPMDVDLIICATVTPDMPFPATANIIADKVGAKNSFSFDISAACSGFLYALQIGSQFIQTGQHKKVIIVGADKMSSIVNYEDRTTCILFGDGAGAVMLEPTTEEFGIMDALLHSDGSGAPYLNMKAGGSMKPATHETVDAREHFAAQEGSTVFKFAVTNMAEVSAEVMERNKLTSEDVAWLVPHQANKRIISATASRMGIGHDKVMMNIEKYGNTTAATLPLCLWDYEKQLKKGDNLILAAFGGGFTWGSIYLKWGYDPK from the coding sequence ATGGACAAAATCAGAGCTATGGTAACAGGCGTTCAGGGATACGTTCCTGAGTACCGATTGACCAATAAAGAACTTGAAACTCTGGTAGATACCAACGACGAGTGGATTTACACAAGAACAGGAATCAAAGAAAGAAGAATCCTTAAAGGAGAAAACCAAGGGACTTCTGTTATGGGCGTGGAAGCTATCAATGGCTTATTGGCCAAAACTGGCACTGACCCTATGGACGTTGATTTAATTATTTGTGCTACGGTAACTCCGGACATGCCCTTCCCTGCAACTGCTAACATCATAGCGGATAAGGTGGGTGCAAAAAACAGCTTTAGTTTCGATATCTCTGCCGCATGTTCAGGCTTTCTTTATGCCCTTCAGATAGGAAGCCAGTTTATTCAGACTGGTCAGCATAAAAAAGTAATTATAGTAGGAGCTGATAAAATGTCTTCTATCGTCAATTATGAGGATAGAACCACCTGTATTCTTTTTGGAGATGGTGCTGGAGCAGTGATGCTTGAGCCTACAACCGAGGAATTTGGGATCATGGATGCTTTATTACATTCTGACGGATCAGGAGCTCCCTACCTAAATATGAAAGCTGGAGGAAGTATGAAACCAGCCACTCACGAAACGGTAGATGCTAGAGAGCATTTCGCTGCACAAGAGGGATCCACTGTGTTTAAGTTTGCTGTAACCAATATGGCAGAAGTCAGTGCGGAGGTAATGGAAAGAAACAAGTTGACCAGTGAAGATGTTGCTTGGTTAGTTCCTCATCAAGCAAACAAGCGAATCATAAGCGCTACAGCAAGCAGAATGGGAATAGGTCATGATAAGGTCATGATGAACATCGAAAAGTACGGTAACACCACAGCTGCTACCTTGCCTTTATGTCTTTGGGACTATGAAAAGCAATTGAAAAAAGGTGATAATTTAATCCTTGCCGCTTTTGGAGGAGGATTTACTTGGGGTTCGATCTACCTGAAGTGGGGATATGATCCAAAATAA
- the mgtE gene encoding magnesium transporter, translating into MEIIKQFELSKEYLESLRQGIEEENNDFIKESLESANVADVAAILDELSMSESIYVLRLLENQFSSDILIELDEDTATRVFRELEVPEIASLIECMDSDDGADMLNLLPLREREEVIGYFTDRQKSEQILELLRYEEDTAGGIMAKEYIKANKNWNVVQTINEIRRQAENVDKIFSIYVVDNKQQLMGRVSLKRIVLASENTKIEDIYEDEVMAVPTHMDQEEVAEIMRRYDLEAVPVVNVKNKLVGRITVDDILDVIREEAEEDIQAMTGISDTVDEYDSVIKLTKARLPWLLIGIIGGLLGAGFIGFFEEGLNKVTALAFFIPLITATGGNVGIQSSSLVVQSLATKSAFDDSIIKRFIKVLSVAVINGLILAVFVFAVVVLFYKNEVSFGLVVSIALFSVVLLSSFMGTITPIILDKIGINPALASGPFITTANDLLGLAVYFLVAISLLHI; encoded by the coding sequence GTGGAAATCATTAAGCAATTTGAACTTTCGAAGGAATATCTGGAAAGCCTCAGACAGGGGATTGAAGAGGAGAATAATGACTTTATTAAAGAGTCCTTAGAGAGTGCCAATGTTGCTGACGTTGCTGCCATTCTTGACGAGCTTTCCATGTCTGAGTCTATCTATGTCTTGCGACTGTTAGAAAATCAGTTTTCCTCTGATATTCTAATTGAGCTGGATGAGGATACGGCTACTCGAGTATTTAGAGAATTGGAGGTTCCAGAGATAGCAAGTCTAATCGAGTGTATGGACTCCGATGATGGTGCCGATATGCTTAATTTACTTCCACTCAGAGAGCGAGAAGAGGTCATAGGCTATTTTACGGACCGCCAAAAATCAGAGCAAATATTAGAATTACTTCGCTATGAAGAAGATACCGCTGGTGGTATCATGGCGAAGGAATATATCAAAGCCAATAAAAACTGGAATGTCGTTCAGACGATCAATGAGATTAGACGTCAGGCAGAAAATGTTGACAAGATCTTTTCTATTTATGTGGTAGATAACAAGCAACAATTAATGGGGAGGGTTTCTTTGAAAAGAATAGTCCTGGCTTCTGAAAACACTAAAATAGAAGATATCTATGAAGACGAGGTGATGGCCGTTCCTACCCATATGGATCAGGAGGAAGTGGCAGAAATAATGCGAAGATATGACCTGGAAGCCGTACCTGTTGTGAATGTTAAGAATAAGCTAGTAGGTAGAATTACTGTCGATGATATTTTGGATGTAATTCGAGAAGAGGCAGAGGAAGATATTCAAGCTATGACAGGTATTTCGGATACGGTGGATGAATATGATAGTGTGATCAAACTGACGAAAGCAAGGTTGCCATGGCTCTTGATTGGGATCATAGGAGGTTTGCTTGGAGCAGGTTTTATTGGTTTTTTTGAAGAGGGATTGAATAAAGTAACTGCATTGGCATTCTTTATTCCCTTAATTACTGCCACAGGTGGAAATGTAGGGATTCAATCTTCTTCTTTGGTAGTACAATCATTAGCAACTAAATCTGCATTTGATGATTCCATCATAAAAAGGTTTATCAAAGTACTGTCTGTAGCCGTTATCAATGGGTTGATTTTGGCGGTATTTGTTTTTGCGGTAGTGGTGCTGTTTTATAAAAATGAAGTGTCCTTTGGACTAGTAGTTTCTATCGCACTCTTTTCCGTTGTTCTTCTCTCATCTTTTATGGGGACTATTACGCCGATCATTTTGGATAAAATAGGAATCAACCCAGCTTTAGCCTCGGGTCCATTTATCACCACTGCAAATGATTTACTCGGCCTAGCTGTTTATTTCTTGGTGGCTATTTCATTATTACACATTTAA